One region of Salvia miltiorrhiza cultivar Shanhuang (shh) chromosome 3, IMPLAD_Smil_shh, whole genome shotgun sequence genomic DNA includes:
- the LOC131019135 gene encoding probable LRR receptor-like serine/threonine-protein kinase At3g47570 gives MVDKERKRAHTQQKLSDIKEAFDEIEYKIPYNFVEFNDVEQKLDKEEEFGILPHEIGHFQNLVTFDAGHNEIAGSIDFNIFMNMSALQTIYLGHNKFTGNLLRDVGNITMLTELYLQENHFTGLIPAEFGQLYHLSTLLLRRNSLSGSIPHELFNISTLRILGLVENALSGVLPTHLCHGSPSLERLYLGNNSISGAIPNSISNCSQLIYLSLSDNKFSGYIPTHLGNLRQLQSLQLFSNNLTQAPSSSFITSLTNCKSLTRLEIDDNPLNGVIPASIGNLSSSLQTFSAGNCKFSGSIPVEIDNLSNLMRLALQGNELSESNAFQVAATNLNPRFAAVAEPEPDVEEIASMPAGTKRSNYYPPETVLICHLYCEHTHDSVVGVDQKGAKFWGSLCTEYNANRPQGSISRDVTQIKSHFQRVSKDAKRFEAMHKKCHDQWKSGMSDIQILEQAEAMWLAEYRVPFRYPHAWKILRESKKFASLGENVHSDVHSDKRSKRSDGLPTTTSSDASISTRPQGQKAAKRDKRKGKKKAEETSEDNQKALGNLYLNSNMLNSSIPSSLWGLTDLITLDLSSNSLNGSLPLEMSNLGAAIYINVSMNQLSKSIPSTIGKLQNLIYLSLANNRLEGSIPVSMGSMISLENLDLSYNNLSGSIPKSLEALQHLDYFNVSFNSLSGEIPNGGSFRNFTMDSFKGNEALCGIPKNKRKDKTTREVDELIFIVSERISYYELLRATKRFDESNLLGTGSSCFVYKGILNNGMNIVVKVFNMQLEGISRIFDVECEILRSIRHRNLTSVISSCSNEEFKALVLEYMRKGNLEKWLYSHNYCLNMMERLNIMIDVASALEYLHHGYSIPIVHSDLKPSNVLLDEDMVAHVSDFGIAKLLCDGDSFVLTNTLATLGYIAPEYGLEGQVSTRCDVYSYGVMLIETFTRKMPSDDMLCGDMSLKRWVELSLSENPDEVIDANLVMNLEEEMIDKNMQCVSSILELALKCSADSPGDRINMKQAHAELQKIKHRFSQRDSNSNILNSSIQSSLWGLKDLIELDLSSNSLNGSLPLEMSNLGAAIYTNVAMNKLSGSIPSTIGKLQNLVDQSLANNRLEGSIPVFMGSMISLANLDLSYNNLSGSIPKSLEVLQHLESFNVSFNSLSGEIPNGGSFRNFTMDSFKGNAALCGIPQFHVQTCSSISNHRSKRKKVERAPFIVFGVVAFISIVSLAFIIVRNKRKDKTTREVDELIFIVPERI, from the exons ATGGTTGACAAAGAG AGAAAAAGAGCTCATACTCAACAGAAACTCTCTGATATAAAGGAAGCATTCGACGAGATCGAGTATAAAATACCATATAATTTTGTGGAGTTCAACGATGTGGAACAAAAGCTTGACAAGGAAGAAGAGTTTG GAATACTACCACATGAGATTGGCCATTTTCAGAATCTGGTTACTTTTGATGCTGGACATAATGAGATTGCAGGCTCAattgatttcaatattttcatgaatatgtCTGCTCTGCAAACCATATATCTAGGGCACAACAAATTCACAGGGAACCTTTTAAGGGATGTCGGGAATATTACCATGCTAACAGAGTTATACCTCCAGGAAAACCATTTCACAG GGCTTATTCCCGCTGAATTTGGCCAACTTTACCATTTGTCGACATTACTTTTACGGCGGAACAGCTTGAGTGGTTCGATTCCACATGagctctttaacatttcaactctTCGGATTCTTGGACTTGTCGAGAATGCTCTGTCAGGGGTTCTTCCAACCCATTTATGCCATGGTTCTCCCTCTCTCGAACGACTTTATCTTGGCAATAATTCCATCAGTGGAGCAATACCCAACTCCATCTCTAACTGTTCTCAACTCATATACCTCTCACTTTCTGATAACAAATTCAGTGGTTATATACCTACTCATCTCGGCAACCTAAGACAACTACAAAGTCTTCAATTGTTCAGCAACAATCTTACCCAGGCACCATCTTCTTCCTTCATTACTTCATTGACAAATTGCAAGTCTCTAACTCGTTTGGAAATTGATGATAATCCTCTAAATGGTGTCATTCCAGCTTCTATCGGGAACTTATCTTCCTCACTTCAAACATTCAGCGCCGGCAACTGCAAATTCAGTGGCAGCATTCCTGTTGAAATAGACAATTTAAGCAATCTGATGAGATTGGCTTTGCAAGGCAATGAGTTATCTG AATCGAATGCCTTTCAAGTGGCGGCCACCAATTTGAACCCCCGCTTTGCCGCCGTTGCCGAGCCCGAGCccgacgtggaggagattgcttctatgccgGCGGGCACCAAACGTAGCAACTATTATCCACCAGAAACGGTGCTAATTTGCCATTTGTATTGCGAGCACACCCACGACTCTGTGGTGGGTGTCGACCAAAAAGGGGCGAAGTTTTGGGGCTCCCTCTGCACCGAATACAACGCTAACAGGCCCCAAGGATCTATTTCACGCGACGTCacgcaaatcaaatctcactttcaacgGGTGTCGAAGGATGCAAAGAGGTTTGaggccatgcacaaaaaatgCCACGATCAATGGAAATCAGGCATGAGTGATATTCAAATCCTGGAGCAAGCAGAGGCAATGTGGCTAGCCGAGTACCGTGTTCCGTTCCGGTATCCGCATGCATGGAAGATCTTGCGCGAGTCCAAGAAATTTGCAAGTCTCGGCGAGAATGTTCACTCCGATGTCCATTCGGACAAACGATCAAAGAGGTCCGACGGTCTTCCCACAACGACTTCTAGTGACGCGAGTATCTCCACccggccccaaggccaaaaggcgGCCAAGAGAGACAAGCGGAAAGGCAAGAAAAAAGCCGAAGAGACGTCCGAGGATAACCAaaaagctctcgg AAATCTTTATCTAAACTCCAACATGTTGAATTCAAGCATACCTTCAAGCTTATGGGGCCTAACAGATTTGATCACTCTAGACTTGTCCTCAAATTCATTAAATGGGTCTCTACCTCTAGAGATGAGTAACTTAGGAGCAGCGATCTATATAAACGTATCGATGAATCAGTTGTCAAAGTCTATTCCTAGCACTATTGGGAAGTTGCagaatttgatttatttgtcTTTGGCAAATAATAGACTAGAAGGTTCTATACCTGTGTCTATGGGAAGCATGATCAGTTTGGAAAATCTCGACTTGTCGTACAACAACCTCTCTGGTTCAATTCCAAAGTCTTTAGAAGCACTTCAACACCTCGACTACTTTAATGTCTCTTTCAATAgtttaagtggagaaattcctaatggaggttcttttagaaacttcactaTGGATTCTTTTAAGGGTAATGAGGCATTGTGTGGAATCCCCAA AAACAAAAGGAAAGATAAGACGACAAGAGAAGTTGATGAGTTGATATTCATTGTGTCGGAAAGAATCTCTTATTATGAGCTGCTGCGAGCAACGAAAAGATTCGATGAAAGCAATTTACTTGGCACTGGGAGTTCTTGCTTTGTTTATAAAGGAATTCTTAACAATGGGATGAATATCGTTGTCAAGGTGTTCAATATGCAGCTAGAAGGTATTTCAAGAATATTTGATGTCGAATGTGAGATACTACGTAGCATTCGACACAGGAATCTGACAAGCGTCATAAGCAGTTGCTCTAATGAAGAGTTCAAGGCATTAGTACTTGAATATATGCGAAAGGGAAACCTTGAAAAGTGGTTATATTCCCACAACTATTGCTTGAATATGATGgaaagattgaatataatgattGATGTTGCATCTGCTTTGGAGTATCTTCACCACGGTTATTCAATACCCATTGTCCACAGCGACTTGAAGCCTAGTAATGTGCTGTTAGATGAAGACATGGTTGCCCATGTAAGCGACTTTGGGATAGCAAAGTTGTTATGTGATGGAGATAGCTTTGTGTTAACCAACACGCTAGCAACATTGGGTTACATTGCTCCGG AGTATGGTTTGGAAGGGCAAGTTTCAACAAGGTGTGATGTGTATAGCTACGgggtgatgttgattgaaactTTTACGAGAAAAATGCCTAGTGATGATATGCTTTGCGGAGATATGAGCTTAAAGAGATGGGTAGAACTCTCACTTTCGGAGAACCCAGATGAAGTGATAGATGCCAACTTAGTCATGaatttggaggaagaaatgaTTGACAAGAATATGCAGTGTGTGTCATCCATACTTGAATTAGCTCTGAAATGCTCCGCCGACTCTCCAGGGGATAGAATCAACATGAAACAAGCACATGCAGAGTTGCAGAAAATCAAACATCGATTTTCCCAAAGAGATTCAA ACTCCAACATTTTGAATTCAAGCATACAATCAAGCTTATGGGGCCTAAAAGATTTGATCGAATTAGACTTGTCCTCAAATTCATTAAATGGGTCACTACCTCTAGAGATGAGTAACTTAGGAGCAGCGATCTATACAAATGTAGCAATGAATAAGTTGTCAGGGTCAATTCCAAGCACTATTGGGAAGTTGCAGAATTTGGTTGATCAATCTTTGGCAAATAATAGACTAGAAGGTTCTATTCCTGTATTTATGGGAAGCATGATCAGTTTGGCAAATCTCGACTTGTCATACAACAACCTCTCTGGTTCAATTCCAAAATCTTTAGAAGTACTTCAACATCTCGAATCCTTTAATGTCTCTTTCAATAgtttaagtggagaaattcccaATGGAGgttcttttagaaacttcactaTGGATTCTTTTAAGGGTAATGCGGCATTGTGTGGAATCCCCCAGTTCCATGTCCAAACTTGCTCTTCCATTTCTAATCACAGATCAAAGAGAAAGAAGGTGGAACGAGCTCCATTTATTGTTTTCGGGGTTGTGGCTTTCATCTCAATTGTTTCTTTGGCCTTCATAATTGTCAGAAACAAAAGGAAAGATAAGACGACTAGAGAAGTTGATGAGTTGATATTCATTGTGCCGGAAAGAATATGA